In Microbacterium esteraromaticum, the following proteins share a genomic window:
- a CDS encoding MFS transporter: MTQTPLPSPSLLRLTGIPYFVIAFVARLPFAMMVVGVLTMVVSIRGSLSLGGLTSAAVGLGTALFGPLLGAAADRWGQRPVLLMCAALNAAMLAVFALVVYTPLADAVVLASAFMIGATAPQVSPMSRSRLVTIIAERMPQAQRARTTSATMSYESAADETVFVFGPFLVGLLASFIAPWAPIAIASALTLLFVGAFALHPTGRHVSVERDSDGRAPSDVSELFRPALLVVVVGIFGIGLFFGASLTALTSFMADRDAAEQAGLLYGVMGVGSAVLALGVAWLPPRFTLHARWIAFAAVLVAGSLLFATATSVITMIVALALVGIGVGPTIVTQYSLGAARSPLGRSATVMTMLGSGVVVGQALAAAVTGAVADGPGTSVALLLPLVAASIVLIAGIVNRIISPRQH; the protein is encoded by the coding sequence ATGACACAGACACCACTTCCCTCGCCGAGTCTGCTGAGACTGACCGGCATCCCGTATTTCGTGATCGCATTCGTCGCGAGACTGCCCTTCGCGATGATGGTGGTCGGCGTGCTGACCATGGTGGTCTCGATCCGCGGATCGCTGTCGCTGGGCGGACTCACCTCGGCGGCGGTGGGTCTCGGCACCGCGCTGTTCGGGCCACTTCTCGGCGCAGCGGCCGACCGCTGGGGTCAGCGTCCGGTGCTTCTGATGTGCGCGGCGCTCAACGCGGCGATGCTCGCCGTCTTCGCACTCGTCGTCTACACGCCGCTTGCCGATGCCGTCGTTCTCGCGTCAGCGTTCATGATCGGCGCCACCGCCCCGCAGGTCTCGCCGATGTCGCGATCGCGGCTGGTCACGATCATCGCCGAGCGGATGCCGCAGGCGCAGCGTGCTCGCACCACCTCGGCCACCATGTCGTACGAGTCCGCAGCCGATGAGACCGTGTTCGTCTTCGGGCCGTTCCTGGTCGGGCTCCTCGCCTCGTTCATCGCCCCCTGGGCGCCGATCGCGATCGCCTCAGCGCTCACCCTGCTGTTCGTCGGGGCGTTCGCGCTGCACCCGACGGGACGCCATGTCTCGGTCGAGCGCGACAGCGACGGGCGCGCGCCGTCGGACGTGTCCGAGCTCTTCCGGCCGGCTCTGCTCGTCGTCGTGGTCGGCATCTTCGGGATCGGGCTGTTCTTCGGCGCCAGCCTGACTGCGCTGACCTCGTTCATGGCCGACCGCGATGCCGCCGAGCAGGCGGGCCTGCTGTACGGAGTGATGGGCGTCGGCTCAGCGGTGCTCGCGCTCGGGGTCGCCTGGCTGCCGCCTCGCTTCACGCTGCACGCGCGGTGGATCGCCTTCGCCGCTGTGCTCGTCGCGGGCTCCCTGCTCTTCGCGACGGCCACGAGCGTGATCACGATGATCGTCGCGCTCGCGCTGGTGGGCATCGGAGTCGGACCGACCATCGTCACGCAGTACAGCCTCGGTGCCGCGCGCAGTCCGCTCGGACGCTCGGCCACGGTGATGACCATGCTCGGATCAGGCGTCGTGGTCGGACAGGCCCTCGCCGCCGCCGTCACCGGCGCTGTCGCGGACGGACCGGGCACGTCGGTCGCGCTGCTGCTGCCCCTCGTCGCGGCATCGATCGTGCTGATCGCGGGCATCGTGAACCGCATCATCAGCCCCCGACAGCACTGA
- a CDS encoding alpha,alpha-trehalose-phosphate synthase (UDP-forming) has product MVAAEFVVVANRLPVDRIITPDGEEIWRTSPGGLVAALEPMMRSVDGAWVGWAGQADVTIEPFEGDGIRLLPVTLSEQEVQDYYEGFSNDTIWPLYHDVIAPPQYHREWWEAYVAVNLRFAEAAADAVAEGGTVWVHDYQLQLVPEMVRGLRPDVTIGYFHHIPFPAHSLYAQLPWRDQVLRGLLGADVIGFQRAQDAANFLAAAKRRLGYETKASSISLPDGRTPLVKAFPISIDTTPYRELAQRPDIRARALEIREGLGNPKHILLGVDRLDYTKGIRHRIKAYGELLDQGRIAVEDVAFIQVASPSRERVDAYMHLRDEVELAIGRINGDHDTLGHTAIRYLHQGFPREEMVAMYLAADAMLVTALRDGMNLVAKEYVATRADNRGVLVLSEFTGAADELRQALRVNPHDIEGLKDAIVDAIEMPRDQQGKRMRALRKRVLENDVTAWSQSFLRALEQAGRNRHRRHEGAHG; this is encoded by the coding sequence ATGGTCGCCGCAGAGTTCGTGGTCGTCGCCAACCGCCTTCCGGTCGACCGGATCATCACCCCTGACGGTGAGGAGATCTGGCGCACGTCCCCCGGAGGACTGGTCGCGGCGCTCGAACCCATGATGCGCAGCGTCGATGGCGCCTGGGTCGGCTGGGCCGGACAGGCGGACGTCACGATCGAGCCGTTCGAGGGAGACGGCATCCGGCTGCTGCCGGTGACCCTCAGCGAGCAGGAGGTCCAGGACTATTACGAGGGCTTCTCGAACGACACCATCTGGCCGCTGTATCACGATGTGATCGCCCCGCCGCAGTATCACCGCGAATGGTGGGAGGCGTACGTCGCCGTGAACCTCCGATTCGCCGAGGCTGCGGCCGATGCGGTCGCCGAAGGCGGGACGGTCTGGGTGCACGACTATCAGCTGCAGCTCGTGCCGGAGATGGTGCGGGGCCTCCGCCCGGACGTGACCATCGGCTACTTCCACCACATCCCGTTCCCCGCGCACAGCCTGTACGCGCAGCTGCCATGGCGCGACCAGGTGCTGCGCGGACTGCTCGGCGCGGATGTGATCGGATTCCAGCGTGCGCAGGACGCGGCGAACTTCCTCGCGGCGGCCAAGCGTCGCCTGGGCTACGAGACCAAGGCGTCCAGCATCTCACTGCCCGACGGGCGCACCCCGCTCGTCAAGGCATTCCCCATCTCGATCGACACGACCCCCTACCGCGAGCTCGCGCAGAGGCCCGACATCCGCGCGAGAGCGCTCGAGATCCGCGAAGGTCTGGGCAACCCGAAGCACATCCTGCTCGGCGTCGACCGTCTCGACTACACCAAGGGCATCCGGCACCGCATCAAGGCATATGGTGAGCTGCTCGACCAGGGTCGCATCGCGGTGGAGGACGTGGCATTCATCCAGGTCGCCAGCCCCAGCCGCGAGCGGGTGGACGCCTACATGCACCTGCGTGACGAGGTGGAACTCGCGATCGGCCGCATCAACGGCGATCACGACACCCTCGGGCACACCGCGATCCGCTACCTCCACCAGGGCTTCCCGCGGGAGGAGATGGTCGCCATGTACCTCGCCGCCGACGCGATGCTGGTGACAGCGCTGCGCGATGGCATGAACCTCGTAGCGAAGGAGTACGTGGCCACCAGGGCGGACAACCGCGGCGTCCTCGTTCTCAGCGAGTTCACCGGCGCGGCAGACGAGCTGCGCCAGGCGCTGCGGGTGAACCCGCACGACATCGAGGGCCTCAAGGACGCCATCGTCGACGCGATCGAGATGCCCCGCGACCAGCAGGGCAAGCGCATGCGGGCGCTGAGGAAGCGGGTGCTGGAGAACGACGTGACGGCGTGGTCGCAGTCCTTCCTCAGAGCGCTGGAACAGGCCGGACGCAACCGTCACCGACGTCACGAGGGAGCGCACGGATGA
- a CDS encoding AMP-binding protein, giving the protein MITVSPAASVDLLRGEPAAVALCTDDGDLTYAELTARADDIRQRLGTTRRLVLLEAANTTHALTAYLGALAGGHPVMLAPGGDDESAERTRQTLIERFDPDVIAGRGPLWERRDGTAHTLHDDLALLASTSGSTGSPKLVRISREAMLSNAAAIADYLSLGAADRAITTLPMHYCYGLSVINSHLLVGGSLVLSDASVSDEAFWLRAAETRVTGLAGVPYTFELIDAVGGVERLPDSIRYLTQAGGRLPAERVRELALAGRDRGFEFFTMYGQTEATARMSYLPPADAVRAAGSIGRAIPGGSFHIDATDGESGELVYSGPNVMLGYAEEPADLALGRTVHELRTGDLARWRADGYVEIVGRMNRFVKIFGLRIDLDAVQNQLAEAGIPSRTAADGEELLVFVRDGRDASEARTQVSRRVGIPSSAVTVHTIDSFPVTSSGKPDNAALVAHHHAERAAAMPGVVPGEITPSSLRDVLAVCTGRADATVHDSFAALGGDSLSYVEASVRLEQLLGALPRDWPARSAVELAELAPAAPSADDVTLSTDTTRRWRATRPSLTAIETPVLIRAIAIVLIVGTHADLFLGDGFSLKGGAHLLLVVAGYNLARFAISPSAPDRPRRLLAALAHVVVPAVLWIGAVGLLSGKYDPSTALLVNNAVPGDGLWSEQWQFWFLEAMVWTMLPLSALFAIPAVDRLERRAPWGFAMAALAIAVVVRFAVLGAAPAQHIERYAVATVLWCIALGAVVARADDPRRRIVATLLTLALVPGFFGEPLREAIVAIGVLALIWLPSIHIPSLLRPWLTTIASASLFIYLTHWVVYPPFEQSAPLVGTLLSLATGIAAWAVYRPVLRLAKALIRPRSYAQGAA; this is encoded by the coding sequence GTGATCACCGTCTCCCCCGCCGCATCAGTGGATCTGCTCCGTGGCGAACCAGCTGCCGTAGCGCTCTGCACAGACGACGGGGATCTGACATACGCAGAGCTGACCGCTCGAGCAGACGACATCCGTCAACGGCTGGGCACCACCCGGCGACTCGTGCTCCTCGAGGCCGCCAACACGACCCATGCGCTCACCGCCTACCTCGGAGCGCTTGCCGGCGGGCATCCGGTCATGCTCGCCCCCGGGGGCGACGATGAGTCGGCTGAGCGCACGCGCCAGACGCTCATCGAGCGATTCGATCCCGACGTCATCGCCGGACGAGGCCCCCTCTGGGAGCGCCGCGACGGCACCGCCCACACTCTGCACGACGATCTCGCGCTGCTGGCCAGCACGTCTGGATCGACGGGCTCCCCGAAGCTCGTCCGCATCTCGCGAGAGGCCATGCTGTCGAACGCCGCGGCCATTGCCGACTATCTCAGCCTCGGTGCGGCCGATCGGGCGATCACCACCCTGCCCATGCACTACTGCTACGGGCTGTCGGTGATCAACAGCCATCTGCTCGTCGGCGGCAGCCTGGTTCTCAGCGACGCCTCGGTGTCGGACGAGGCGTTCTGGCTGCGGGCCGCAGAGACGCGCGTCACGGGACTCGCGGGCGTTCCCTACACCTTCGAGCTGATCGACGCCGTCGGCGGAGTCGAGAGACTGCCGGACAGCATCCGGTATCTGACGCAGGCCGGCGGACGTCTGCCTGCCGAGCGAGTTCGCGAGCTGGCTCTCGCGGGCCGGGACCGCGGCTTCGAGTTCTTCACGATGTACGGACAGACCGAGGCGACGGCGCGGATGTCGTACCTGCCACCGGCGGATGCCGTACGCGCCGCGGGCTCGATCGGCCGGGCCATCCCGGGCGGATCGTTCCACATCGACGCGACGGACGGCGAATCGGGTGAGCTGGTCTACTCGGGCCCGAACGTCATGCTCGGCTACGCCGAGGAACCCGCGGATCTCGCTCTCGGTCGCACGGTTCACGAGCTGCGCACCGGCGACCTCGCCCGCTGGCGGGCGGACGGCTACGTCGAGATCGTCGGACGCATGAACCGATTCGTCAAGATCTTCGGACTGCGCATCGACCTCGACGCGGTGCAGAATCAGCTCGCCGAGGCAGGCATCCCCTCACGCACCGCAGCCGACGGCGAAGAGCTGCTGGTCTTCGTGCGCGACGGCCGCGATGCGAGCGAGGCACGGACTCAGGTGTCGCGACGCGTCGGCATCCCGTCGTCAGCGGTCACGGTGCACACGATCGACTCCTTCCCCGTCACCTCGTCTGGCAAACCCGACAACGCCGCGCTCGTGGCGCACCATCATGCGGAGCGCGCAGCGGCGATGCCCGGTGTCGTCCCCGGTGAGATCACGCCGTCGAGCCTGCGCGATGTGCTGGCGGTGTGCACCGGACGAGCCGACGCCACTGTGCACGACAGTTTCGCCGCGCTCGGCGGCGACTCCCTGAGCTACGTCGAGGCGTCGGTTCGGCTCGAACAGCTGCTCGGTGCGCTCCCCCGTGACTGGCCGGCTCGGTCGGCCGTCGAGCTCGCCGAGCTCGCGCCGGCGGCGCCGTCCGCAGACGACGTCACGCTCTCGACCGACACCACCCGCAGGTGGCGCGCGACACGGCCCTCGCTCACCGCGATCGAGACGCCCGTGCTGATCAGGGCGATCGCGATCGTGCTGATCGTGGGCACACACGCCGATCTGTTCCTCGGCGACGGGTTCTCGCTCAAGGGCGGGGCGCACCTGCTGCTGGTGGTGGCGGGGTACAACCTGGCGAGGTTCGCGATCTCGCCCTCGGCGCCGGATCGTCCGCGCCGCCTTCTCGCCGCACTCGCACACGTGGTGGTCCCCGCGGTGCTGTGGATCGGCGCCGTCGGACTGCTGAGCGGAAAGTACGATCCCTCGACCGCGCTGCTCGTGAACAACGCGGTGCCTGGCGACGGGCTGTGGAGCGAGCAGTGGCAGTTCTGGTTCCTCGAGGCGATGGTGTGGACCATGCTGCCCCTGTCTGCGCTGTTCGCCATCCCTGCCGTCGACCGGCTCGAGCGCCGCGCCCCGTGGGGCTTCGCGATGGCTGCCCTCGCAATCGCAGTCGTCGTGCGATTCGCCGTGCTGGGCGCCGCGCCCGCACAGCACATCGAGCGCTATGCGGTCGCGACGGTGCTGTGGTGCATCGCGCTGGGAGCCGTCGTCGCACGCGCCGACGACCCACGGCGCCGCATCGTCGCCACGCTGCTCACGCTCGCTCTCGTCCCCGGATTCTTCGGGGAGCCGCTGCGTGAGGCCATCGTCGCGATCGGCGTGCTCGCCCTGATCTGGCTGCCCTCGATCCACATCCCCTCGCTGCTGCGTCCCTGGCTGACCACCATCGCGTCGGCGTCCCTCTTCATCTACCTGACGCACTGGGTCGTGTATCCGCCGTTCGAGCAGTCGGCGCCGCTCGTCGGCACATTGCTGTCACTCGCCACCGGCATCGCCGCCTGGGCGGTCTACCGCCCCGTCCTGCGGCTGGCCAAGGCGCTCATCCGACCGCGCTCGTATGCTCAGGGCGCCGCATAG
- the otsB gene encoding trehalose-phosphatase produces MTREWTPGEADPAVAAIARTDRLLVALDFDGTASELVAEPMSARAIPAVKRALADLAALPQTTVAFISGRSLVHLREIAEHDDDSAVVLAGSHGAQYWYPGEGEADADAADPERMLRDTLLEELGPLLADYPGIELESKTFGIGIHGRPARPEVERAAFAAVDEVFARRARHWRRRTGDRILEYSSRDEGKDTAISVLRERTGATGILFAGDDVTDEDALRVLGDGDLGVRVGPGETAAALRVESPQQIAELLEVIASERASRPQ; encoded by the coding sequence ATGACCCGCGAGTGGACACCAGGCGAAGCTGACCCCGCGGTCGCCGCGATCGCCCGCACCGACCGGCTGCTGGTCGCCCTCGACTTCGACGGCACCGCATCGGAGCTGGTCGCCGAGCCGATGTCGGCCCGCGCGATTCCGGCGGTGAAGCGCGCGCTCGCCGATCTGGCGGCACTGCCGCAGACGACCGTCGCCTTCATCTCGGGCCGCAGCCTCGTGCACCTGCGCGAGATCGCGGAGCACGACGACGATTCGGCCGTCGTGCTCGCCGGATCTCACGGAGCGCAGTACTGGTACCCGGGGGAGGGCGAGGCGGATGCCGACGCCGCCGACCCCGAACGGATGCTGCGAGACACTCTCCTGGAAGAACTCGGGCCGCTGCTCGCCGACTACCCGGGCATCGAGCTCGAGAGCAAGACGTTCGGCATCGGCATCCATGGGCGGCCCGCGCGACCCGAGGTGGAGCGGGCGGCCTTCGCCGCCGTCGACGAGGTGTTCGCGCGTCGCGCGCGGCACTGGCGGCGCCGCACGGGCGATCGCATCCTCGAGTACTCCTCACGCGACGAGGGAAAGGACACCGCGATCAGCGTGCTGCGTGAGCGCACGGGTGCCACGGGCATCCTGTTCGCCGGTGACGACGTGACCGACGAGGACGCGCTGCGCGTGCTCGGCGACGGCGACCTGGGCGTGCGCGTGGGCCCAGGGGAGACGGCAGCCGCTCTGCGTGTGGAATCTCCACAGCAGATCGCCGAACTTCTGGAAGTCATCGCGTCGGAACGGGCCTCGCGACCGCAATAG
- a CDS encoding iron ABC transporter permease, whose protein sequence is MQTGGPRLLELLVRPRVAELTVNTVLLVALGVAATLVIGIGGAWLVERTTLPLRRVFAVALAAPLAIPAFVTSYGWASAAPSLNGIGGAVLIAACAYSPLVYLPAVAALRGLDPALEEAARSLGLGPWTVFLRVVLPQLRIAAVGGGLVVGLHLLAEYGAFAFLQFDTFTTAIMDAYRANFGGANAAALGVVLAGLCLLMVVGEGRMRGTTRLSRSAASRPGGRAALGRWTAPAIISLVVVVGASVIVPMASVLRWTSRSDAADWAPVGPAAWQTVLLSVGGAVACAIVALPVAWLAVRHRGRLSGALEGAFYLAGSFPAIIVALALVGVTLKAAPALYQTAATVILAYAILFLPRILVPLRAGLAQISPAWEEAARSLGAPPWRARLRITAPLLAPAVASGAALVALGASNELTATLLLAPIGTETVATGFWSAASAIDYVAAAPFALTLIALSIPAVHLMFSEATSRGGA, encoded by the coding sequence GTGCAGACCGGAGGACCGCGTCTGCTCGAGCTGCTCGTGCGGCCCCGGGTCGCGGAGCTGACCGTGAACACCGTGCTGCTCGTCGCGCTCGGCGTGGCGGCGACGCTGGTGATCGGCATCGGCGGGGCCTGGCTCGTGGAGCGGACGACGCTGCCGCTGCGCCGTGTGTTCGCCGTCGCACTCGCCGCGCCACTCGCCATCCCGGCCTTCGTCACGAGCTACGGGTGGGCGAGCGCCGCCCCATCATTGAACGGCATAGGCGGAGCCGTGCTCATCGCGGCATGCGCGTACTCGCCCCTGGTCTACCTGCCTGCGGTGGCTGCACTGCGCGGGCTCGATCCCGCGCTGGAGGAAGCGGCGCGCTCGCTCGGGCTCGGCCCATGGACGGTCTTCTTGCGGGTGGTCCTGCCGCAGCTGCGCATCGCCGCTGTGGGCGGTGGGCTCGTCGTCGGGCTGCACCTGCTCGCCGAGTACGGCGCGTTCGCGTTCCTCCAGTTCGACACCTTCACCACCGCCATCATGGATGCCTATCGTGCGAACTTCGGCGGGGCGAACGCGGCGGCGCTCGGTGTGGTCCTCGCCGGCCTCTGCCTGCTGATGGTTGTCGGCGAGGGGCGGATGCGGGGCACGACCCGGCTGTCGCGCAGCGCCGCATCCCGCCCCGGAGGCCGCGCCGCTCTCGGGCGCTGGACCGCCCCGGCGATCATCTCGCTCGTCGTGGTCGTGGGCGCCTCGGTCATCGTGCCGATGGCGTCGGTGCTGCGCTGGACATCGCGCAGTGACGCAGCCGACTGGGCGCCGGTCGGCCCCGCGGCCTGGCAGACCGTGCTGCTCTCGGTAGGCGGAGCTGTAGCGTGCGCGATCGTGGCGCTGCCGGTCGCGTGGCTGGCGGTGCGTCACCGCGGACGCCTGAGCGGAGCGCTCGAGGGAGCGTTCTACCTCGCAGGCAGCTTTCCCGCCATCATCGTGGCGCTCGCCCTGGTCGGTGTCACCCTCAAGGCCGCGCCCGCCCTGTACCAGACCGCCGCAACCGTGATCCTGGCATATGCGATCCTCTTTCTGCCCCGCATCCTGGTGCCTCTGCGAGCTGGACTCGCTCAGATCTCGCCGGCGTGGGAAGAAGCTGCTCGCTCGCTCGGCGCGCCGCCGTGGCGTGCGCGTCTGCGCATCACCGCGCCGCTGCTGGCGCCTGCGGTCGCGAGCGGTGCCGCGCTCGTTGCGCTCGGGGCCTCGAATGAGCTGACAGCGACCCTGCTGCTCGCCCCGATCGGCACCGAGACCGTCGCGACGGGCTTCTGGTCGGCGGCATCGGCGATCGACTACGTCGCAGCTGCCCCGTTCGCGCTGACTCTCATCGCGCTGTCGATCCCCGCTGTCCACCTGATGTTCTCGGAAGCGACCTCGAGAGGCGGCGCATGA
- a CDS encoding iron ABC transporter substrate-binding protein, with the protein MPASRMRPLALIAGVAAAALLAGCAPAADGPAAGGDDALVIYNAQHEQLTEEWTAAFTKETGIEVKLRHGDDSELANQLVQEGEASPADLFLTENSPAMSLVERAGLFAPVDDATLQQLPEQFRPGTGAWTGIAARDTVLVYNPELIAEDDLPTSILELQDDKWKGKWGAAPGGADFQAIVSAILASEGEDATGEWLAGMQSNAKIYRNNIVTMKAVNAGEVPMGIIYHYYWYRDQADTKENSANTALHLFEPGDPGAFVSISGGGVLASGDHAENAQKFLAWLVGEKGQKILGEGYSYEYPVATGVPARSPLPALDSLGAPDIDPSTLNGPTVVELMTEAGLL; encoded by the coding sequence ATGCCTGCCTCCCGCATGCGTCCGCTCGCACTCATCGCAGGTGTCGCCGCCGCGGCGCTGCTCGCCGGCTGCGCACCCGCCGCTGACGGCCCGGCCGCGGGTGGCGACGACGCGCTGGTGATCTACAACGCGCAGCACGAGCAGCTGACCGAGGAGTGGACCGCGGCGTTCACCAAGGAGACGGGTATCGAGGTCAAGCTCCGCCACGGCGACGACAGCGAACTCGCCAACCAGCTCGTCCAGGAAGGCGAGGCGTCGCCGGCCGACCTGTTCCTCACCGAGAACTCGCCGGCCATGTCGCTCGTAGAGAGAGCCGGGCTCTTCGCGCCCGTCGACGACGCCACGCTGCAGCAGCTGCCCGAGCAGTTCCGCCCGGGCACCGGGGCGTGGACCGGTATCGCCGCACGCGACACGGTGCTCGTGTACAACCCCGAGCTGATTGCGGAGGACGATCTGCCCACCTCGATCCTCGAGCTGCAGGACGACAAGTGGAAGGGCAAGTGGGGGGCCGCTCCCGGCGGTGCCGACTTCCAGGCGATCGTCTCGGCGATCCTCGCATCCGAGGGCGAAGACGCGACGGGCGAGTGGCTCGCAGGCATGCAGAGCAACGCGAAGATCTACCGGAACAACATCGTCACGATGAAGGCCGTCAACGCCGGCGAGGTTCCGATGGGCATCATCTACCACTACTACTGGTACCGCGATCAGGCAGACACCAAGGAGAACAGCGCCAACACAGCCCTGCACCTGTTCGAGCCGGGCGACCCGGGAGCGTTCGTGAGCATCTCGGGTGGCGGCGTCCTCGCATCCGGCGACCACGCCGAGAACGCGCAGAAGTTCCTGGCCTGGCTGGTCGGAGAGAAGGGTCAGAAGATCCTCGGCGAGGGATACAGCTACGAGTACCCCGTGGCGACGGGCGTTCCGGCCCGATCCCCGCTTCCGGCGCTGGATTCGCTCGGCGCGCCCGATATCGACCCGTCGACCCTCAACGGACCCACGGTGGTCGAGCTGATGACCGAGGCAGGACTCCTCTGA
- a CDS encoding ABC transporter ATP-binding protein, producing MTLQLTGIGKSFGAVPVLEDVDLAVPSGSRLALVGASGSGKSTLLRLIAGFERPDAGRIALDGAVLADSRTSVPAHRRGIGFVPQDGALFPHITVAGNIGFGLSRGPRRAARVREMMELTSLAPELADRRPHELSGGQQQRVALARALAPAPQVILLDEPFSALDAGLRAQTREATVDILERAAVTTLLVTHDQDEALSFGDLIGVVAGGRLAQDGEPSAVFDAPVDLATAEFLGDALTLRARRQSAAEIVCALGRVSVRHDRSNGSDEIVAMIRPNQLELVMPAADRGAAGAGAGAATITARRAIGSRTELRVDIHGDDGARVWLQVPTHRAAETRDGDVVAARVGGGAVLYAAP from the coding sequence ATGACCCTCCAACTCACCGGCATCGGGAAGTCGTTCGGTGCTGTGCCCGTGCTCGAGGACGTCGATCTCGCCGTGCCCTCCGGATCGCGCCTGGCGCTCGTCGGCGCGTCGGGCAGTGGCAAGAGCACGCTGCTGCGGCTGATCGCCGGGTTCGAGCGGCCCGACGCCGGGCGCATCGCACTCGACGGAGCCGTGCTCGCCGATTCGCGCACATCTGTGCCCGCCCACCGTCGCGGTATCGGCTTCGTGCCGCAGGACGGAGCGCTCTTCCCCCACATCACCGTGGCGGGCAACATCGGCTTCGGCCTGTCACGGGGACCGCGTCGAGCAGCTCGCGTGCGCGAGATGATGGAGCTCACCTCACTCGCTCCCGAGCTCGCCGATCGACGACCTCATGAGCTGTCGGGCGGACAGCAGCAGCGTGTGGCATTGGCCCGTGCGCTCGCGCCGGCACCTCAGGTGATCCTGCTGGACGAGCCGTTCAGCGCGCTGGACGCCGGCCTGCGCGCACAGACACGCGAAGCGACCGTCGACATCCTCGAGCGGGCTGCGGTCACGACACTGCTGGTCACCCATGACCAGGACGAGGCGCTGTCGTTCGGCGACCTCATCGGGGTGGTTGCCGGCGGGCGCCTGGCGCAGGACGGCGAGCCGAGCGCCGTCTTCGACGCACCCGTCGACCTCGCCACCGCCGAGTTCCTCGGTGACGCTCTCACGCTGAGGGCCCGACGCCAGAGTGCGGCCGAGATCGTCTGCGCCCTCGGCAGGGTCTCCGTACGCCACGACCGCTCCAACGGCTCGGACGAGATCGTCGCCATGATTCGCCCGAACCAGCTGGAGCTCGTCATGCCCGCAGCAGACAGGGGTGCGGCGGGGGCGGGCGCGGGTGCTGCGACGATCACCGCTCGGCGCGCGATCGGCTCGCGCACCGAGCTGCGCGTCGACATCCACGGCGACGACGGCGCGCGCGTCTGGCTGCAGGTGCCCACCCATCGGGCGGCCGAAACCAGAGACGGCGATGTCGTCGCCGCGCGCGTCGGTGGCGGCGCGGTGCTCTATGCGGCGCCCTGA